In Bacillus sp. NP247, one DNA window encodes the following:
- the cotH gene encoding spore coat protein CotH, with protein sequence MLPSYDFFIHPMYLVELKKDIWSDSPVPAKLTYGKKKYDIDIVYRGAHIREFEKKSYHVKFYKPKKFQGVKEFHLNSEFMDPSLIRNKLSLDFFNDIGVLSPKSQHVFIKINGQIQGVYLQLESVDENFLKSRGLPSGSIYYAIDDDANFSLMSERDKDVKTELFAGYEFKCSNKNSEEQLSEFVFQANTLSREDYEKEIGKFLNVDKYLRWLAGVIFTQNFDGFVHNYALYHNDETNLFEVIPWDYDATWGRDVQGRPLNHEYIRIQGYNTLSARLLDIPVFRKQYRSILEEILEEQFTVSFMRPKVEGICESIRPYLLQDPYMKEKLETFDQEADMIYEYINKRRKYIQDHLHELD encoded by the coding sequence ATGCTACCTTCATATGATTTTTTTATTCATCCAATGTACTTAGTGGAATTGAAAAAAGATATTTGGTCAGATAGTCCAGTGCCAGCAAAGTTAACATATGGAAAAAAGAAGTATGATATTGATATCGTTTATCGAGGCGCTCATATTCGTGAGTTTGAGAAAAAGTCTTATCATGTTAAGTTTTATAAGCCAAAAAAATTTCAAGGGGTAAAGGAGTTTCATTTAAACTCTGAATTTATGGATCCATCTCTTATTCGTAACAAATTATCACTAGACTTTTTTAATGATATTGGGGTACTTTCACCGAAGTCACAGCACGTATTTATAAAAATAAATGGTCAAATACAAGGGGTATATTTACAGTTAGAATCAGTTGATGAAAACTTTTTAAAAAGTAGAGGATTGCCGAGTGGTTCTATTTATTATGCGATAGATGACGACGCGAATTTTTCTTTAATGAGTGAGAGAGATAAAGATGTTAAAACTGAGCTTTTTGCAGGGTATGAATTTAAATGTTCGAATAAAAATAGTGAAGAGCAACTAAGTGAATTCGTATTTCAAGCAAATACTTTGTCGAGGGAAGATTATGAAAAAGAAATTGGGAAGTTTCTAAATGTAGATAAATATTTACGATGGTTAGCTGGAGTTATTTTTACGCAAAACTTTGATGGTTTCGTTCATAACTATGCACTATATCATAACGATGAAACAAATTTATTTGAAGTTATACCGTGGGATTATGATGCGACTTGGGGGCGAGATGTACAAGGGAGACCGCTTAATCATGAATATATTCGCATTCAAGGGTATAACACGTTAAGTGCAAGGCTGTTAGATATACCTGTATTTAGAAAGCAATATCGAAGTATTTTAGAAGAAATATTAGAAGAACAATTTACAGTTTCATTTATGAGGCCGAAAGTAGAAGGAATATGTGAATCGATTCGTCCGTATTTACTACAAGATCCATATATGAAAGAAAAATTAGAAACATTTGATCAAGAGGCTGATATGATCTATGAATATATAAATAAAAGAAGAAAGTATATACAAGACCACTTACATGAATTGGATTAA
- a CDS encoding NUDIX hydrolase N-terminal domain-containing protein: MTIKWIDWVKQIQSIAQAGLTYSKDAYDIERFQQLRDISISMMSHYTKTDWEVVEKLFASETGYQTPKVDIRAVVCQNEKLLFVKEKSDGKWALPGGWADIGYTPTEVAAKEVSEETGYKVDHFRLLAIFDKEKHQPSPSATHVYKVFIGCEIVGGEKKLSIETEDIDFFSENEIPDLSIARNTEWQIKEMFAFMKDRNKEKILD, encoded by the coding sequence ATGACGATTAAATGGATTGATTGGGTAAAACAAATACAATCTATAGCCCAAGCGGGTTTAACGTATTCTAAGGATGCGTATGATATAGAACGTTTCCAACAATTACGAGACATTTCGATTTCGATGATGTCACATTACACAAAAACAGATTGGGAAGTAGTAGAGAAATTATTTGCAAGTGAGACAGGCTATCAAACACCAAAAGTTGATATACGAGCAGTTGTTTGTCAAAATGAAAAATTATTATTTGTAAAAGAAAAAAGTGATGGGAAATGGGCATTGCCAGGTGGATGGGCCGATATTGGTTATACGCCAACAGAAGTTGCGGCAAAAGAAGTATCAGAAGAGACAGGTTATAAAGTAGATCATTTTAGGCTACTAGCAATATTCGATAAAGAAAAACATCAACCATCTCCATCAGCAACCCATGTATATAAGGTTTTTATAGGTTGTGAGATTGTTGGTGGAGAAAAGAAACTAAGCATTGAAACAGAAGATATAGATTTTTTTAGTGAAAATGAAATACCTGATTTATCAATCGCTAGAAATACAGAATGGCAGATTAAAGAAATGTTTGCGTTTATGAAGGATCGAAATAAGGAAAAGATACTTGATTAA
- a CDS encoding DedA family protein → MLANIIDQLLQFFASLGYFGVALALMIEVIPSEIVLSYAGFLVADGKISFVGAVIAGTIGGTLAQIFLYWLGYYGGRPVVEKYGKYLLINKHHLDIAEGWFKRYGAGVIFSARFIPVVRHAISIPAGLAKMPLKLFTLYTVVAIIPWSILFIYLGEKLGGNWRHIKEYASDYTHYIIIGAVLFIALYFGLKYLKKKKTTR, encoded by the coding sequence ATGTTAGCGAATATAATAGATCAGTTATTGCAATTCTTTGCAAGCTTAGGGTACTTTGGAGTAGCTCTTGCTTTAATGATTGAAGTAATCCCAAGTGAAATTGTACTTTCGTATGCTGGCTTTTTAGTAGCGGATGGTAAAATTAGTTTTGTGGGTGCAGTTATCGCCGGAACTATTGGTGGTACTTTAGCGCAAATCTTTTTATACTGGCTTGGATACTATGGAGGGCGTCCAGTTGTAGAGAAATATGGGAAATATCTACTTATTAATAAACACCATTTAGACATAGCGGAAGGTTGGTTTAAGCGTTACGGAGCAGGCGTAATATTTTCTGCACGCTTTATCCCAGTAGTACGTCATGCTATTTCTATTCCAGCAGGACTAGCTAAGATGCCATTAAAACTATTTACACTTTATACGGTTGTAGCGATCATTCCATGGTCAATTCTATTTATATACTTAGGTGAAAAACTTGGTGGAAATTGGCGTCATATTAAAGAGTATGCATCTGATTACACACATTACATAATTATAGGAGCTGTGCTCTTTATTGCACTATACTTCGGTTTAAAGTATTTGAAAAAGAAAAAAACAACACGTTAA
- a CDS encoding polysaccharide biosynthesis protein — MKGSPFIRGTIFLTMATMISKMLGFIYIIPFTAMVGTSGYVLYTYAYRPYTIMLSIATMGLPLAVSKMVSKYDQLNDYHTVKRVLKSGIVFMLIMGVVSCFTLYVLAPHLAELVVDGSDQTGNSVTAVATNIQIVSFALILVPVMSLLRGFFQGFQSMGPSALSVVVEQFFRVLTILIGSFVVLYVLKASVSLAVGISTFGAFMGAIGGLTVLTAYYVRRRRHLKKKEMASIPQTTKSFFSLYKELFTYSIPFVVVGLAIPLYQTIDTFTINKLLIQIGYMQGEAEKINAIIGLVQMVVLIPVSVATAFSMSLVPEMTKAYTAGNTKLLYKHFTKTNILVVGITVPAAIGMVVLAKPIYTLLFSTGNDPEIGSVILQYYAPACILFSLFTVTAAMLQGINQQQKTVLGLVIGIIVKIILNIVLLPYFDYVSFIISTYAGYTISVGFNLWMLSKYVIKAT; from the coding sequence ATGAAAGGGTCACCGTTTATACGTGGAACGATATTTTTAACGATGGCAACGATGATATCTAAAATGTTAGGGTTTATATATATTATACCATTTACAGCAATGGTTGGTACGAGCGGCTACGTTCTATACACATATGCATATCGTCCTTATACGATTATGCTGAGTATAGCGACGATGGGGTTACCGCTCGCTGTTTCAAAGATGGTATCAAAATATGATCAACTAAATGATTATCATACAGTTAAAAGAGTACTAAAGAGTGGTATCGTTTTTATGTTAATAATGGGAGTTGTATCATGTTTCACACTATATGTATTAGCCCCGCATTTAGCTGAACTTGTAGTTGATGGAAGTGATCAAACGGGGAATAGTGTAACTGCAGTCGCTACTAACATTCAAATTGTAAGTTTTGCGTTAATACTTGTACCAGTAATGAGTTTATTAAGAGGCTTCTTTCAAGGGTTTCAGTCGATGGGCCCTTCTGCATTAAGTGTAGTTGTAGAGCAATTCTTTCGGGTCTTAACCATATTAATAGGAAGTTTTGTCGTATTATATGTTTTAAAAGCGTCTGTTTCGCTAGCAGTTGGTATTTCAACGTTTGGTGCTTTTATGGGAGCGATAGGTGGATTAACTGTTTTAACTGCGTATTATGTGAGAAGGAGAAGGCATTTAAAGAAAAAGGAGATGGCAAGTATACCGCAAACGACGAAATCTTTCTTCTCGTTGTATAAGGAGCTCTTTACATATTCTATTCCTTTCGTCGTGGTTGGTTTAGCAATTCCTTTGTATCAGACTATTGATACATTTACAATTAATAAACTACTTATACAAATTGGATATATGCAAGGAGAAGCGGAAAAAATCAATGCGATAATTGGCCTTGTTCAAATGGTTGTACTTATCCCCGTTTCAGTTGCGACTGCTTTTAGTATGTCCCTCGTTCCAGAGATGACGAAAGCTTATACAGCAGGGAATACGAAGTTACTTTATAAACATTTTACAAAGACGAATATATTAGTAGTAGGGATTACGGTACCAGCGGCGATTGGAATGGTGGTGTTAGCAAAACCAATATATACGCTTTTGTTTAGTACTGGGAATGATCCGGAGATAGGAAGTGTTATTCTACAATATTATGCTCCTGCGTGTATACTATTTTCTCTCTTTACTGTAACGGCCGCCATGCTGCAAGGAATCAATCAACAACAGAAAACAGTATTAGGTTTAGTAATCGGAATTATTGTAAAGATAATATTAAATATTGTATTGCTTCCGTATTTCGATTATGTAAGTTTTATCATTTCAACTTACGCTGGCTATACGATTTCAGTTGGTTTTAACTTGTGGATGCTCTCTAAATATGTTATAAAGGCAACATAA
- a CDS encoding magnesium transporter CorA family protein, producing MLNMYLTDRNGKLQEIEEMQKGCWINVLHPTEEEIQYLVQTLNVDLDFIKDPLDDEERSRIEKEDNNTLIIVDIPTVRHDEEGNSIYDTIPIGMIVMPDCFVTICLEENPIFERFINQRIKEFYTFKKTRFALQLLYTISTYYLRYLKQINRKTIDLEHQLNKSMKNKEIFTLLGLEKSLVYFTTSLKANKIVIQKLMRNSTFLKMYEDDQDLLEDVLIENKQAIEMAEIYSHILSGMMNTFSSVISNNLNSVMKLLTSITIILSLPTMVSSFFGMNVKVPFEGEAYGFVIVLIICVTLSFTLAFVFWKKRYF from the coding sequence ATGTTAAATATGTATTTAACAGACCGAAACGGAAAACTACAAGAGATTGAGGAAATGCAAAAGGGTTGCTGGATTAATGTACTTCATCCAACTGAAGAAGAAATTCAGTATTTAGTACAAACTTTAAATGTAGACTTAGATTTCATTAAAGACCCTTTGGATGATGAAGAACGCTCTCGTATTGAAAAGGAAGACAATAATACCTTAATCATCGTCGATATTCCGACAGTTAGGCATGATGAAGAGGGGAATTCAATTTATGACACGATTCCAATAGGTATGATTGTAATGCCAGATTGTTTCGTTACAATTTGCTTAGAAGAGAATCCAATTTTTGAACGTTTTATTAATCAACGTATTAAAGAATTTTATACGTTTAAAAAAACACGCTTTGCACTGCAGCTCTTATATACAATTTCTACTTATTATTTAAGATACTTAAAGCAAATAAATCGAAAAACAATCGATTTAGAGCACCAATTAAATAAATCAATGAAAAACAAAGAAATTTTTACATTGTTAGGCCTTGAAAAAAGTTTAGTTTACTTTACAACATCATTAAAGGCTAATAAAATTGTAATTCAAAAATTAATGCGAAACAGCACATTTTTAAAAATGTATGAAGACGATCAAGATCTATTAGAAGATGTATTAATTGAAAATAAACAGGCTATTGAAATGGCGGAAATATATAGTCACATTTTAAGTGGAATGATGAATACATTTAGTTCCGTTATATCAAATAATTTAAATAGTGTTATGAAACTGTTAACGTCTATTACAATTATTTTATCTTTACCAACAATGGTTTCTAGTTTCTTTGGAATGAACGTGAAGGTTCCATTTGAAGGTGAAGCGTATGGTTTTGTAATTGTACTCATCATATGTGTAACTTTATCGTTCACATTAGCATTTGTTTTTTGGAAGAAACGGTACTTTTAA
- a CDS encoding permease, whose protein sequence is MELFQLPKAFLQMNTIFISILIEALPFVLIGVFISGFIQMFVTEDMVAKWMPKNRFLSVLLATFLGMMFPGCECGIVPIVRRLIGKGVPPYAGIAFMLTGPIINPVVLFATYVAFGSSMHMVWYRSIVAIIVAIIVGIILSFMFKEHQLRDDHFPEVNHKRPLRKKMWEVCTHAVEEFFSMGKYLVLGALIAAAVQTFVQTSTLLAIGQGPFSSSAVMMGLAFILSLCSEADAFIASSFQSTFSTASLVAFLVYGPMVDIKNMFMMLATFKTKFVIVVTVTVTLVVYASSLLIYVMGW, encoded by the coding sequence ATGGAATTGTTTCAATTACCGAAAGCATTCCTGCAAATGAATACAATTTTTATCTCAATATTAATCGAGGCACTTCCGTTTGTGCTAATTGGTGTATTTATTTCAGGATTCATTCAAATGTTTGTGACAGAAGATATGGTGGCAAAATGGATGCCTAAAAACCGATTTCTGTCTGTTTTATTAGCTACTTTTTTAGGTATGATGTTTCCTGGATGTGAATGTGGAATTGTTCCGATTGTAAGACGATTAATCGGAAAAGGGGTTCCACCCTATGCAGGAATTGCATTTATGTTAACTGGACCGATTATTAATCCAGTTGTATTATTTGCAACATATGTTGCTTTTGGAAGTAGTATGCACATGGTATGGTATCGTTCTATTGTAGCGATTATCGTAGCAATTATCGTTGGAATTATATTATCATTTATGTTTAAAGAACATCAATTAAGAGATGATCACTTCCCAGAAGTGAATCATAAGCGTCCGCTACGTAAAAAAATGTGGGAAGTATGTACGCACGCTGTTGAGGAATTCTTCTCAATGGGAAAATACTTAGTACTAGGTGCGTTAATTGCAGCAGCGGTTCAAACGTTTGTACAAACTTCAACACTTCTGGCTATCGGACAAGGGCCGTTTTCTTCATCAGCTGTAATGATGGGACTTGCCTTTATTTTATCACTTTGTTCAGAAGCAGATGCATTTATTGCTTCGTCATTCCAAAGTACATTTTCAACAGCATCACTCGTCGCGTTTCTCGTATATGGACCGATGGTGGATATTAAAAATATGTTTATGATGCTTGCGACATTTAAAACAAAATTTGTAATTGTCGTTACGGTTACAGTTACTCTTGTTGTTTATGCAAGCTCACTACTCATTTATGTGATGGGGTGGTAG
- a CDS encoding TIGR03943 family putative permease subunit, with product MFRAYILLGFTILIAQLHISGNITKYINMKYAYLSTTAAVILGFLTIVQIIIVFQKEHQKEKEQHNCGCDHSHCGHDHSKDENTWWKKVFSYTLFCFPIITGLFFPIATLDSDIVKAKGFHFPVAQAESKDPFMTRQFLRPDTSIYYGKEGYRGVMEKGKKEFVTKDNITLKDEDFLKGMETIYNYPGEFTGKKLSFKGFVFRDDSSKKEQYFLFRFGIIHCVADSGVYGMLVKKPEGVEWKNDDWIQVEGEISTEFYQPFHANIPVLEVTKWNKVEQPKEQYVFRGAD from the coding sequence ATGTTTCGAGCATATATATTATTAGGTTTCACAATATTAATTGCACAGCTTCATATTTCAGGTAATATTACGAAATATATCAATATGAAGTATGCTTATTTATCAACAACAGCAGCCGTTATTTTAGGGTTTTTGACGATTGTTCAAATTATTATCGTTTTCCAAAAAGAACATCAAAAAGAAAAAGAACAGCACAATTGTGGTTGTGATCATAGTCACTGCGGGCATGACCATTCGAAAGATGAGAATACATGGTGGAAAAAAGTGTTTTCTTACACATTATTCTGTTTTCCAATCATTACAGGATTGTTTTTCCCAATTGCAACATTAGATTCGGATATTGTTAAGGCGAAGGGATTTCATTTTCCAGTAGCGCAAGCAGAAAGTAAAGATCCATTTATGACAAGGCAATTTCTAAGACCTGATACGAGCATTTATTACGGGAAAGAAGGATACCGTGGTGTAATGGAAAAAGGGAAGAAAGAGTTTGTTACGAAAGACAATATTACTTTAAAAGATGAAGATTTCTTAAAGGGTATGGAGACAATTTATAACTATCCTGGCGAGTTTACTGGGAAAAAATTATCTTTTAAAGGGTTTGTGTTCAGAGATGATTCTTCTAAAAAAGAACAATACTTCTTATTCCGTTTCGGTATTATACACTGTGTTGCGGATTCGGGTGTATATGGTATGTTAGTTAAAAAACCAGAAGGTGTAGAGTGGAAAAATGATGATTGGATTCAAGTAGAGGGAGAAATTTCAACTGAATTTTATCAGCCGTTTCATGCGAATATTCCAGTGTTAGAAGTAACGAAATGGAATAAAGTTGAACAGCCGAAAGAACAATATGTATTTAGAGGAGCCGATTGA
- a CDS encoding acyl-CoA thioesterase — MTEVKGKTANESRVFKTSRVFPTDLNDHNTLFGGKILAEMDMVASISATRHSRMECVTASMDWVDFLHPVRSSDCVSYESFVIWTGRTSMEIFVKVVAEDLISGEKRVAATSFVTFVALSKENNPVPVPRVIPETEEEKELHRIAVLRAEQRHIRKAESKKVAKLLTF, encoded by the coding sequence ATGACTGAAGTAAAGGGTAAAACAGCTAATGAATCAAGAGTGTTTAAAACGAGTCGAGTATTTCCAACGGATTTAAATGATCATAACACGCTATTTGGTGGAAAAATATTGGCGGAGATGGATATGGTTGCTTCAATTTCAGCAACGAGACACTCGAGAATGGAATGTGTCACAGCGTCTATGGATTGGGTAGATTTCTTACATCCAGTACGTTCTTCAGATTGTGTTAGTTATGAATCTTTTGTAATTTGGACGGGAAGAACTTCTATGGAGATATTTGTGAAAGTAGTAGCAGAAGATTTAATTTCAGGTGAAAAACGTGTAGCAGCAACTTCATTCGTTACTTTTGTTGCGCTTAGTAAGGAGAATAATCCAGTTCCTGTACCGCGTGTTATCCCTGAGACAGAAGAGGAGAAAGAATTGCATCGAATTGCTGTGTTACGTGCAGAACAGCGCCATATTCGTAAGGCAGAGAGTAAGAAGGTAGCTAAACTGCTAACCTTTTGA
- a CDS encoding YjcZ family sporulation protein gives MGFAHGNGFALLVVLFILLIIVGAACFC, from the coding sequence ATGGGCTTCGCACATGGTAATGGATTTGCGCTACTAGTCGTATTATTTATCCTCTTAATTATCGTCGGTGCTGCTTGCTTCTGCTAA
- the cls gene encoding cardiolipin synthase gives MKHFLIVILCFIGVFIWMNIDVEMGKKMASGYELEKIRSGDFQLYTNGDELYRNLFDDINRAEKYIYIHFYIVGKDEISREFLRLLEKKASSGVDVKLSVDRIGGYKIKKKIINQLKEKGVKFTFSKKPKLKNLFYSLHQRNHRRTVTIDGKVSYIGGFNIGKEYLGQDPKFGPWRDYHVRIEGDGATDMERKFAEDWQEDTGEKFPIHQELPIQGNVKYQYVFSNGKGLWKEYGAFLKKAKHSLIIATPYFVPSKEMVKGLKDALNRGVHVKILVPFKSDAVLLKQAAYPYLKDMLDAGAEIYQYRNGFFHGKVTIIDEEIVDIGTANFDNRSFYLNNESNCFIYDKKVVADVWSRLKEDFHKSKRFSEEDFEKISSWDWFLARISNVIASYL, from the coding sequence ATGAAGCACTTTTTAATTGTAATACTTTGTTTTATAGGTGTATTCATATGGATGAACATCGATGTGGAAATGGGGAAAAAAATGGCTAGTGGTTATGAATTAGAAAAAATTCGATCAGGGGATTTTCAACTTTATACGAACGGTGATGAGTTATATAGGAATTTATTTGATGATATAAATCGCGCAGAAAAGTATATATATATTCATTTTTATATTGTAGGTAAAGATGAAATTAGTCGTGAGTTCTTACGGTTATTAGAGAAAAAAGCGTCTAGTGGAGTAGATGTGAAATTGTCAGTAGATCGGATAGGTGGATATAAGATTAAGAAAAAGATAATTAATCAATTAAAAGAAAAAGGCGTGAAGTTTACATTCAGTAAAAAACCTAAATTGAAAAATTTATTTTATTCTTTGCATCAACGTAATCATAGACGTACTGTAACTATTGATGGGAAAGTATCGTACATCGGTGGCTTTAATATTGGAAAGGAGTATCTTGGACAAGATCCTAAATTTGGTCCGTGGCGTGATTATCATGTACGCATTGAAGGAGATGGAGCTACTGATATGGAACGGAAATTTGCGGAAGATTGGCAGGAAGATACGGGAGAAAAGTTCCCTATACATCAAGAGTTACCTATACAAGGAAATGTGAAATATCAATACGTATTTTCGAATGGAAAAGGTTTATGGAAGGAGTATGGAGCTTTTTTAAAGAAGGCAAAACATTCTTTAATTATCGCTACACCATATTTTGTACCGAGTAAAGAAATGGTGAAAGGGCTGAAAGATGCATTAAATCGTGGTGTCCATGTAAAAATCCTCGTCCCATTTAAAAGTGATGCCGTATTGTTAAAACAGGCTGCTTATCCTTATTTGAAAGACATGTTAGATGCTGGAGCGGAGATTTATCAATATCGAAACGGATTTTTTCATGGGAAAGTAACAATCATTGATGAGGAAATAGTTGATATTGGAACAGCAAATTTTGATAATAGAAGTTTTTATTTAAATAACGAATCTAACTGTTTCATATATGACAAGAAAGTCGTTGCTGACGTATGGAGTCGATTAAAAGAAGACTTTCATAAATCAAAACGATTTTCTGAAGAAGATTTTGAGAAAATTAGTAGCTGGGATTGGTTTCTAGCAAGAATATCAAATGTTATCGCATCATATTTATAG